The Acidobacteriota bacterium genome includes a region encoding these proteins:
- a CDS encoding c-type cytochrome, which translates to MNKEYFSYGIIGIVAGLVLGFIVGNWATPSGGSAAPQAAPGVEKQASVNSSNSGQALPPGHPPLDSGQTIPAPPLPAGTPGASEAVSPSPAPSAGEAAELPSLDPLPSGSKEERAEQKYKNIQLLKGLPSERLMKVMFAFKSSLGVDCTYCHIKDQFEKDDKPQKQTARKMIQLVRDTNAKLGSTARVTCFTCHRGQTRPAS; encoded by the coding sequence GAATAAGGAATACTTCAGCTACGGAATCATCGGCATAGTAGCCGGGCTGGTGCTCGGTTTCATTGTGGGCAACTGGGCCACGCCCAGCGGAGGCAGCGCGGCCCCTCAGGCAGCGCCCGGCGTCGAAAAACAGGCCTCGGTTAACAGTAGCAACAGCGGTCAGGCGCTGCCACCGGGGCATCCGCCTCTCGATTCGGGTCAGACCATTCCCGCGCCGCCGCTGCCCGCCGGAACTCCGGGAGCATCGGAAGCGGTAAGCCCTTCGCCGGCGCCTTCGGCGGGAGAGGCCGCGGAACTTCCGTCGCTCGACCCATTGCCGTCCGGCAGCAAGGAAGAGCGCGCCGAGCAAAAGTACAAGAACATTCAGCTCCTCAAGGGACTCCCGTCCGAGCGTTTAATGAAAGTCATGTTTGCGTTCAAATCGTCGCTGGGAGTGGACTGCACTTACTGTCACATCAAGGACCAGTTCGAGAAAGACGACAAGCCGCAGAAGCAGACCGCTCGCAAAATGATTCAACTCGTCCGCGACACCAACGCCAAGCTTGGAAGTACGGCTCGGGTGACGTGCTTCACCTGTCATCGCGGACAGACCCGGCCGGCGTCGTAG
- a CDS encoding cupin domain-containing protein, whose product MEVRNVQSERRFSAEKMQKVNLFETERMFADIYCLEPGQEQKRHAHSGADKIYFVLEGTGRFHIGEEDRELGVDQIVLAPADIEHGVHNQSDARLVLLVFMAPNPNKA is encoded by the coding sequence ATGGAAGTTAGAAACGTACAATCCGAGCGCCGCTTCTCAGCGGAGAAGATGCAGAAGGTGAATCTGTTCGAGACCGAACGGATGTTCGCCGACATCTACTGCCTCGAGCCTGGCCAGGAACAGAAACGGCACGCGCATTCGGGCGCGGATAAGATTTACTTTGTGCTCGAAGGCACAGGCCGCTTTCACATCGGTGAGGAAGACCGCGAGCTTGGGGTTGATCAGATCGTGCTCGCGCCCGCAGACATCGAACACGGGGTGCACAACCAATCGGACGCTCGTCTCGTCCTTCTGGTCTTCATGGCCCCGAATCCGAATAAGGCTTAG